GGTCGCGACCTTCTTGCCGTCGACGAAGACCGGCGCGGTCGGCACCTCGCCGGTGCCCGGCAGCGATATTCCGATATCGGCATGCTTCGACTCGCCGGGACCGTTGACGATGCAGCCCATCACCGCGACGTTGAGCGCCTCGATGCCGGGATAGCGCGTCTTCCATTCCGGCATGGAGGTCGTGATCCAGCTCTGGATGTCCATCGCCAGCTCCTGGAACACCGTCGAGGTGGTCCGCCCGCAGCCCGGACAGGCCGCAACCTGCGGCACGAAGGCACGAAAGCCCATGGTCTGCAGCAATTCCTGCGAGGCCTTCACCTCGAGCGTGCGATCACCGCCCGGTTCCGGCGTCAGCGAGAAGCGGATGGTGTCACCGATTCCATCCTGCAGGAGCACGCCGAGCGCCGCCGAGGAGGCGACGAGGCCCTTGGAGCCCATCCCAGCCTCGGTCAGGCCAAGATGGATGGCATAGTCGCCGCGTTGCGCCAACATGCGGTAGACCGCGATCAGATCCTGCACGCCCGAGACCTTGACGGAGAGGATGATCTTGTCCTTGCCGAGCCCGATCTCCTCGGCGCGCTCGGCCGAGAAGAGAGCCGAGCGCACCATCGCCTCGCGCATCACCGCACGCGCATCGAGCGGCTTTGGCGCCCCGGCGTTGATGTCCATCAGCGACGTCAACAATTCCTGGTCGAGCGAGCCCCAGTTCGCGCCGATCCGCACGCTCTTGCCGTGCCTGATCGCGAGCTCGACGATCTGGCCGAACTGCTTGTCCTTCTTGTCCTTGAAGCCGACATTACCGGGATTGATCCGGTATTTCGCCAATGCTTGGGCGCAGGCCGGATGGTCGGTCAGCAGCTTGTGGCCGATATAATGGAAATCGCCGATCAGCGGCACGTCGATGCCGAGGATGTCGAGTCGCTCGCGGATATGCGGCACGGCCGCCGCCGCCTCGTCGCGATCGACGGTGATGCGCACCAGCTCCGAACCTGCCCGCGCCAGCGCTGCGACCTGCCCGACCGTCGCCGGAATGTCGGCGGTGTCGGTATTGGTCATCGACTGCACGACGATCGGCGCACCGCCGCCGACCTGCACATGGCCGACCATCACAGGCACGGTACGCTTGCGCGGGGCTGGCGCGGCCTCGGGCCCCTCGGGCAGGCAGGTCAGCGGCTGTTCACTCATGGAATGGTCCGGATCCTTCGCCGGCAGCGGCACGTCGCGGTTGCACTGCGCCCTCGCCTCGTAGTCGTCAAGCCGCAGCCGCATCGCGGCAGTGCTCGCAGCGCCCGACGATCTCGACCACCTGGTAGGAGGTCTGGAAGCGCCGGCCCTCGGCCATGCCCTTGATCGCGGCGCGCATGGCGGATGATGCATCCTCGTCGACGCCGCCGCAGACCTCGCAGATCAGGAAGGCGACCGCCTCGTTGGCGCCATGCCCGTGCGGGCAGGCAATGAAGGCGTTGCGCGAGCTCAGGCGATGCACGAAGCCCTGCTCGACCAGGAAGTCGAGCGCCCGGTAGATCGAGATCGGCGCCAGCCGGCGCCCGCCCGGCGGCGAGATCCGGTCGGCGAGATCATAAGCGCCGACCGGCTTGTGGTCGGCGTAGAGCGCTTCCAGCGCCTTGCGCCGGATCGGCGTGAGCCGCAGGCCGCGCTCGCGGCAGACCGCCTCGGCCCGCGCCAGGCCGGCGGCGGCGTGGCGCGAATGATCGTGGGCGTGCTGGCATTGGCCATGCGCATGGTCGTGATCGTGATGGTCGCTTGCAGGCTGCATTTTCGTCATGTTGCGTTGCAATAGCTCATCGGGCACCGTCCTGGTGACCGACGCTCCTTCGCTGGCGCAATGCCAGCCTCCGCCGGTAAGTTAAGCGTTCTCGGGCCAAATGTCAGGAGCCGCCCCATGTTCCTCAAAGATCGTACTGCCCTTATCACCGGCTCCACCTCCGGCATCGGCCTCGCCTACGCCCGCGCGCTCGCCGCAGAGGGTGCCAATGTCGTGATCAACGGTTTCGGCGAAGCGGACGCGATCGAAAAGGAGAGCGCCGGCATCGAGAAGGACTTCAAGGTCAAGGCGCGCTACTCGGCCGCCAACATGATGAAGCCCGACGAGATCGCCGCCATGGTCGCCGAGGCCGAAAAGGAGTTCGGCGCGATCGACATCCTCGTTAACAATGCCGGCATCCAGCATGTCGCGCCGGTCGACGAGTTCCCGATCGAGAAATGGGACCAGATCATCGCGATCAACCTGTCCTCGGCGTTCCATGCCACCCGCGCCGCTTTGCCGAAGATGAAGGCGAAGGGCTGGGGCCGCATCATCAATACCGCCTCCGCCCACGCCTTCGTCGCCTCGCCGTTCAAGAGCGCGTATGTCGCCGCCAAGCACGGCATCGCCGGCTTCACCAAGACGGTGGCGCTCGAGGTCGCGACCAACGGCATCACCGTCAACGCGATCGCGCCCGGCTATGTCTGGACGCCTTTGGTCGAGAAGCAGATCCCCGACACGATGAAGGCCCGCAACATGACCAAGGAGCAGGTCATCAACGACGTGCTGCTGCTGGCCCAGCCAACCAAGGAATTCGTCACCGTCGAGCAGGTCGCGGCCCTCGCCATCTTCCTCTGCACCGATGCGGCCAAATCGATCACCGGCACGACCCTGCCGATGGATGGCGGCTGGACCGCGGCATGACCGGCCGCAAGCGCCGGCGCGTTCCTCAGGTCAAGGGCCTGGCGGGGCCGAAGGCCGAGAAGTCAGTCAACCTCGCGCTCCAGGGCGGCGGCGCGCACGGCGCCTTCACCTGGGGCGTGCTCGACGCCATCCTCGCCGATGGCCGCCTCGCGATCGAGGCGATGACCGGCGCCAGCGCCGGCGCGATGAATGCGGTGGTGCTGACCGAGGGTTGGCTCGATGGCGGCATCGACGGCGCCCGCACGGCGCTGGAGAATTTCTGGCGGCGGATCAGCGTCGACGGCAAATATGGCGGCTCGGAGCGCTCGCTGCTCGATACCATGCTCGGCGCCTGGACCGATGGGCGCCCGCCGGGGCTGATCTGGTTCGAGCTTCTCTCGAAGGTGGCGAGCCCCTACGACGTCAATCCGCTCAACATCAACCCGCTGCGCGGCGTGATCGCCGACCTGATCGACTTCGACAAAGTCCAGGGTTGCGCCGACGTGAACCTGTTCATCTCGGCCACCAATGTCCGCACCGGCAAGATCAAGATCTTCACCCGGCAGGAGCTGACCGCCGACCATCTGATGGCCTCCGCCTGCCTGCCGATGCTGTTCCAGGCGGTCGAGATCGACGGGCAGGCCTATTGGGATGGCGGCTATATGGGCAATCCGCCGCTCTTCCCGCTGTTCTACGAGGCTGCAGGCGACGACATCATGCTGGTGCAGATCAACCCGCTCGAGCGTCGTGACCTGCCGACCAATGCGCGGGCGATCCAGGACCGGCTCAACGAGGTCACCTTCAACGCCTCGCTGCTGCGCGAACTGCGCGCCATCGACTTCGTCAACCGCCTGCTCGACGACGGCAAGCTCTCGACCGGCGACTACAAGCGCGTGCTGATGCACCGCATCGATGGCGGCCTGCCGCTGGCGCAGCTGACCTCCTCCTCGCGCCTCAATTCCGAATGGAGCTTCCTGCTCAGCCTGCGCGACATGGGCCGCACCGCGGCGAAGCGCTGGCTCAAGCGCAACTATGCCGCCATCGGAGTCCAGGGGACCTTGGATCTGAAGGAAGCGATTTCGTAAGACGTGAGGCCGCTAATGCGGTAAAGGCGCGAGCTTGCAAGCCAAGACGCATGACGGCAATCTCGGCCCGGCCAAGACGTTCAACGGGTGGATGCCGCAGTGTCGTCTCGTCGGCAGCAGGACAAGGGAAGTCCAGGACCATGATCATCGACGATAGCAATGCCGACGCCCGCAAGATGCATGAGATCGCCCTGCTCGGGCGCCGGGCGGGCCTTCTCAGCCGCCGCTCGTTCCTGGCCAGCTCGGCCGCCGGCCTCGGCGCGCTCGGGCTCGGCGGTTGCGCGACCTCCGACGGCATGAGCCTCGCCGAGGCGCAGAAGCTCTACGGACCGGTGCCCGAGGAGAAGTTCCCGATCCCGGCGATCGATGTCACCCACGTCGATCCGAAATATTTCCGCAAGACCGTTCGCTACGAGACCAAGGAAGCGCCTGGCACGATCATCGTCGATCCCGGCAATTACCATGTCTATCGCGTCGAGGACGGCGGAAACGCGACCCGCTATGGCGCCAATGTCGGCCGCGACGGCTTCCGCTGGACCGGCGACGCCTATGTCGGGCGCAAGTCCGAATGGGCGACCTGGACACCGCCCAGGGAGATGATCAAGCGCCAGCCCGAGGCGGCTAAATACGCCCGCGGCATGCCGGGCGGCCTCGACAACCCGCTCGGCGCGCGCACGCTCCATCTCTACCAGAACGGCGCCTACACGCTCTACACGATCTATGCGTCCCTCGACGCGGAATCGATCGGAAACGGCATCACCAGCGGCTGCATCGGCCTGCTCACGCAGGACATGATCCATCTGTACAACAACACGCCGGTCAAGACGAAGGTGGTCGTGCTGCCGGCCTGAGGCAGCGAATCACGCTTTTGGGAAGGGTGCTGCCGTCTCGGCAGCACAGGCTCCTCTCTCGTCCCAATTCCGAGCCCAACGGTCAGTGGCGCAATAGACCGAATAGTCGCGCTTGCCGCCATCGTCGGGCTGCATATCGCTTTTGCGGCAATCGCGCCTGGGCGTATTGTGGACCAAGCAGCCCTTCGGCCTGAAGGGTGCCGGATCTTCCAATCGGGGAGGACGTCATGGGACGCAAATTCATCGACTGCCGTGAATTCCCGAGCGAGATGAACTGCTCAATCGCGATCGGCGCCGATACTGAGGGCGAACTGCTGGAGGCGGCCGTCCAGCATGCCGTTACGGTTCACGGGCATCAGGATACGCCCGAATTGCGGGGTCAACTCAGGAGCGTCATCAAAGACGGCATTCCCCCGGAGAAAGCGCCGAGCCGGGCCGCCTGAGCGAGAGCCCCCGCCGCCTACCGCCCTTCGCCCGCCAGTCGCCACACCGAGCTCTTCTTGATCTCGGCATCCTCCAGCGCCCGCGTCACCGGCACCTGATAGGTTGCGACTTCGGTGAGCCTGTCCTTGGGCAGATAACTGCGGCCGGGATCGCCGATCAGCACGGTCGCACCACGGGCGGAGAGGGCTGAGAGCCAGTCGATCACCCGCATCGCGAGCTCGCTCTCATAGCAGATGTCGCCGGCAAGGATGATCTCCCAGCCCTGATCGAGGCCGACGAGGTCATCGAGGCGAGCCTCGATGGACACCCCGTTCGCTTCGGCATTGAGGCCGATCGCGGCAGTGGCGAAGGCGTCGATATCGGCCGCGATCACCTGCGCGGCACCCGCTTTCGCCGCAGCGATCGCGACGAGGCCTGAGCCGCTGGCGAAATCGAGCACCCGCAGGCCGCGCACGACCTCGGGATGGTCCCAAATATAGCGCGCCAGTGCCTGCCCGCCGGCCCAGGCAAAGGCCCAGAACGGCGGCGGCAGGCCGATCGTCGCCAGCTCGTCCTCGGTTTTCTGCCAGAGCTCGGTCGCCTCCTCAGCGACATGCAGCGAAATCTCCGGCGCATGCGGCACCGGCAGCAGCCTTGTATGGAGGCGGATGAAGGCGAGCCGGTCGAGCGTCGCGTCCGCCTCGCTCACGCGACCAGATCCGCCTGGTGCTGCCCGAGCAGGGAACGGTAGAGCGCCTTCACCCCGTCCATGACATCGCGCTCGGTATAGCCGGCGAGCAGGCGCTCGCGCGCACTCATGCCCATCCGCTCGACCTGGCCGGGCGAAGCCGCAAGCGTCATCAGCGCCTGCGCCAGCGCGACGATATCGTTGGCCGGCACGACGAAACCGTCCTGGCCGGTGCGGACGAAGGAACGGCAGCCGGGCACGTCGGTGGTCAACAGCGCCCGCCCGCACGCAGCGCCCTCCAGCAAGGTCCGTGGCAGGCCCTCGCCGCCGCGCGAGGGCAGGCAGCAGACATGGTGCTTGCGCCAGACATCCTCGATATCGCGCGTCGGCCCGGCCCAGCTGATCCCCGGCCGCGCCGACCATTCCCGCAAGGTCGCCTCCGGAACCGCCTTGGGGTTGGAGGGATCGGGCGCACCGTGCAGCGTCAGCTCGACGCGCGCGCCCTGCTTGCGCGCCAGCGTCACCGCCTCGACCGCAAGATCGACGCCCTTGGACCAGAGCATGCGAGCGACGAGCGCGACCTTGAGCGGTGGCTGCAGCGGCATCGGCTCGGGCATCAGGATCAGCGGATCGACCCCGGCGCCGCCGACAATCGCGACCTTGCCGGCATCAGCCGGATCGAGCCCGAGCGTCAGCGGGTCGTCGGGGTTCTCGAACAGGAAGCGCACCAGCGGTCCGTCGATGGCCTCGCGCAGCCAGAGTTTTGCTCCCAACCGCGCTGCATCAGCAAGTCCACCTTCGCGCGCTCCGAGGAAACCGAGGCCGGTCAGCGCGTAGACCCGCCGCTCGACCCCGGCGAGGCGCCCGGCGAGGCCAGCGAGCGCGATCGGCTTCAGCGCGATGCAATGCAGGATGTCCGGACGCTCCCGCTGGATCAGGCGCTTCAGCGCCATGACCTGCTTGACGAGGGCAACCGGCGAGAGCGAGCGCCGCTCCGCCTCAAGCGCAATCAATCGCGCGCCGGTCGCCTCGATCGCTTTGCGATGATTGCGCTCCCTAGCGATCACTGCGACGTCGAGCCCCATTTCGCCGGCGGCCCGCGCCATCGGCAGGAAATGCGACGCGAAGAACCAGTCCTCGGTGGCGACAAAAAGCAGCTTCTGGCGGGCCATGCCGCGCATCAGGCCGATGCCGCGCCGAAATGCAAGCGCTTCGCCGTCTTTCTCCCTCCCCACGGCCCTCATCCTGAGGAGCGCTCCGCAGGAGCGCGTCTCGAAGGATGCTCCAGGAGGCTCCCGGGATAGCTGGAGCATCCTTCGAGACGCCGCTGCGCGGCTCCTCAGGATGAGGGCTCATGAGAATTTGACGCCCTTGGACAGGGCCGCCATGCCCTGCGGTTGCTGGACGCCTGCCTCCGTGCTTGCGAAAAGGAGGCGAGTCTTCCTCCTCCAGAGAGACAAGTCATGGACAATCGCAACGACCTCTGGCGTCACGTCGACGCCAGCAAAGAGCGCTTCATCGAACTCAGCGACCGGGTCTGGGCCATTCCCGAGGTCTGCTACACCGAGAAGCGCTCGGTCGCCGAACATGTCGCGGAG
This sequence is a window from Bosea vestrisii. Protein-coding genes within it:
- the ispG gene encoding flavodoxin-dependent (E)-4-hydroxy-3-methylbut-2-enyl-diphosphate synthase; this translates as MSEQPLTCLPEGPEAAPAPRKRTVPVMVGHVQVGGGAPIVVQSMTNTDTADIPATVGQVAALARAGSELVRITVDRDEAAAAVPHIRERLDILGIDVPLIGDFHYIGHKLLTDHPACAQALAKYRINPGNVGFKDKKDKQFGQIVELAIRHGKSVRIGANWGSLDQELLTSLMDINAGAPKPLDARAVMREAMVRSALFSAERAEEIGLGKDKIILSVKVSGVQDLIAVYRMLAQRGDYAIHLGLTEAGMGSKGLVASSAALGVLLQDGIGDTIRFSLTPEPGGDRTLEVKASQELLQTMGFRAFVPQVAACPGCGRTTSTVFQELAMDIQSWITTSMPEWKTRYPGIEALNVAVMGCIVNGPGESKHADIGISLPGTGEVPTAPVFVDGKKVATLRGPAIAAEFKTMVEDYVERRYGARAAAAE
- a CDS encoding transcriptional repressor: MTKMQPASDHHDHDHAHGQCQHAHDHSRHAAAGLARAEAVCRERGLRLTPIRRKALEALYADHKPVGAYDLADRISPPGGRRLAPISIYRALDFLVEQGFVHRLSSRNAFIACPHGHGANEAVAFLICEVCGGVDEDASSAMRAAIKGMAEGRRFQTSYQVVEIVGRCEHCRDAAAA
- a CDS encoding 3-hydroxybutyrate dehydrogenase, with protein sequence MFLKDRTALITGSTSGIGLAYARALAAEGANVVINGFGEADAIEKESAGIEKDFKVKARYSAANMMKPDEIAAMVAEAEKEFGAIDILVNNAGIQHVAPVDEFPIEKWDQIIAINLSSAFHATRAALPKMKAKGWGRIINTASAHAFVASPFKSAYVAAKHGIAGFTKTVALEVATNGITVNAIAPGYVWTPLVEKQIPDTMKARNMTKEQVINDVLLLAQPTKEFVTVEQVAALAIFLCTDAAKSITGTTLPMDGGWTAA
- a CDS encoding patatin-like phospholipase family protein, with protein sequence MTGRKRRRVPQVKGLAGPKAEKSVNLALQGGGAHGAFTWGVLDAILADGRLAIEAMTGASAGAMNAVVLTEGWLDGGIDGARTALENFWRRISVDGKYGGSERSLLDTMLGAWTDGRPPGLIWFELLSKVASPYDVNPLNINPLRGVIADLIDFDKVQGCADVNLFISATNVRTGKIKIFTRQELTADHLMASACLPMLFQAVEIDGQAYWDGGYMGNPPLFPLFYEAAGDDIMLVQINPLERRDLPTNARAIQDRLNEVTFNASLLRELRAIDFVNRLLDDGKLSTGDYKRVLMHRIDGGLPLAQLTSSSRLNSEWSFLLSLRDMGRTAAKRWLKRNYAAIGVQGTLDLKEAIS
- a CDS encoding L,D-transpeptidase; protein product: MIIDDSNADARKMHEIALLGRRAGLLSRRSFLASSAAGLGALGLGGCATSDGMSLAEAQKLYGPVPEEKFPIPAIDVTHVDPKYFRKTVRYETKEAPGTIIVDPGNYHVYRVEDGGNATRYGANVGRDGFRWTGDAYVGRKSEWATWTPPREMIKRQPEAAKYARGMPGGLDNPLGARTLHLYQNGAYTLYTIYASLDAESIGNGITSGCIGLLTQDMIHLYNNTPVKTKVVVLPA
- a CDS encoding DUF1059 domain-containing protein, with amino-acid sequence MGRKFIDCREFPSEMNCSIAIGADTEGELLEAAVQHAVTVHGHQDTPELRGQLRSVIKDGIPPEKAPSRAA
- a CDS encoding class I SAM-dependent methyltransferase is translated as MSEADATLDRLAFIRLHTRLLPVPHAPEISLHVAEEATELWQKTEDELATIGLPPPFWAFAWAGGQALARYIWDHPEVVRGLRVLDFASGSGLVAIAAAKAGAAQVIAADIDAFATAAIGLNAEANGVSIEARLDDLVGLDQGWEIILAGDICYESELAMRVIDWLSALSARGATVLIGDPGRSYLPKDRLTEVATYQVPVTRALEDAEIKKSSVWRLAGEGR
- a CDS encoding glycosyltransferase family 4 protein codes for the protein MGREKDGEALAFRRGIGLMRGMARQKLLFVATEDWFFASHFLPMARAAGEMGLDVAVIARERNHRKAIEATGARLIALEAERRSLSPVALVKQVMALKRLIQRERPDILHCIALKPIALAGLAGRLAGVERRVYALTGLGFLGAREGGLADAARLGAKLWLREAIDGPLVRFLFENPDDPLTLGLDPADAGKVAIVGGAGVDPLILMPEPMPLQPPLKVALVARMLWSKGVDLAVEAVTLARKQGARVELTLHGAPDPSNPKAVPEATLREWSARPGISWAGPTRDIEDVWRKHHVCCLPSRGGEGLPRTLLEGAACGRALLTTDVPGCRSFVRTGQDGFVVPANDIVALAQALMTLAASPGQVERMGMSARERLLAGYTERDVMDGVKALYRSLLGQHQADLVA